The region GGTGCTGAGCAGGTCTATGATCGGAGGATTCTTCATGTACCCGCCTCCTCCGGTCTCCTTGGAAACGTACATGAAAGACCGGAGAGGTCGGTTGTCTGCGTTTACATCTATTATCaggtattttaaaaaagtgagcTTTTACTCTAAATATTTAGAGcaaagcgtgtgtgtgcgcgtttgttTACAGGTGAGCCAGGTTTCCTGCGAGGGGCGGAGCTccagagggaggtggagaggcTCTGTTACCGGGAACGACGCACCTTCTGCATCCAGGCAACAGTAACCATGGTCACGTACAGCCGCGTTGGAGAGGTGAACGCTAAACGCGGAACACACTCGTGATAAAAcgggattttattttgttttttgttattttttagtTCCTTCTCCACTTTTTACAAACAACACACCTGCAAACACGagggacaggaaaagaaaagccaaTATTTCAACACTTACACACTGATATTCGTACACAGTAGGTGCATACGTACTAACCAGCGGCTGAATGTCCTGCAGCAGGATTCATTTCATCTCCATTTATATATTGATAGACTAATATATTTTAGATTGAATGAAGATTGATGAACTAAACTCTGAAAATGATCGTTCCACATGttctcttcctttttaaaacagaatgtAAACTGTAGGTCGATCTGtatctgtgattggctgttccTCCTCTGATCGATCATGTGATCAGCTCAGCGTTGCTCTGGATAAACGTGTCGTTTGTCTCACTCTCATTCAGTAACTGTTTTGCTCCTGTAGTCTCGTTCTTACAGTTGTAATCAACACAGACGTTGGCGCGGCTGTTTTCTCCGGAGTCGGTCGACGGGAAGAAAAGCAGGTGTTGAATCGAGGGACGCTCacctgtcctctctgtccttcgTGTCTCCTTCAGGAGGATCGGTCTTTGTTTTGGACAGACCGAGCTGCGtccttctccccctccccctcctcctcctcctcctcccctcaccCGCCCCCCTCCCcgtccctctcctccttctcctcttcccacctccctctcccctccaccCCTCGTTCATTTAGACCTCCTgtcgcctcctcctcctcgtctccctcTCCAACCTCCCCGTCCTCCGCCGTGAGTCAGCTGACGCCTCGCCGTCTGGACCACAGAGCAGGGTGAGAGATTGAGAACACGAATTCGTCATAGCGGTCCGGTCTGTGTGTAAACTCTGGATTTATGGTCAAACTGTGCGTTGGTTTCAGCAGGAGTTCGTGTAAGAGGAAGCAGCTGTTTCAGCCTGAAGCTCCGAGGAAGAGGTGAGCACCAAGGGACGCGTCAGGGTTGATTTCTTACCAgtggacgtttttttttttttttggccaaaacGTGCTTAAACACATGGACAGTTTATGGGACGATGGACCGGCTTCCCAGACCCTCCTATGTAGGAAGCAAGATACCAGGACTTGTCATTgcgtgtctctttgtagtcgtttgactttccaacaatattaacagtcacttcaaacagtGGCCCTTCTCCAGGGGCCCCCCAAGCCACGGGGCCCATCCCAACATTTGTCAGTATGAAAGCAGGTTGGTCGGATCACAAAAACCctctgacattaaaataataaagtcaAACAAGTCCAGAGGCAAATCCTGCGCTGGgtctgaccaatcagagctcctgctgctgctgtgaatcAGTTGTCCAACaaagtgttttctctctctcttcagacaTCCATGGGTCACATTACAACCAGAGCAAAACAACAAGACaggtgtgtaagtgtgtgtgcttcCAACATTAGGCCTTTCAGTGGCGCAATAACGGCCACACAAAAGAAAGACCAGGATAAAACAGGATGAAAATCTGCTCCTCAGCAGTGATTCTGTTTGAAGCCTCCATGGAGTTTCTAGAAAACGCCGATGAAGACGGCGACGGCGACGACGACACCTCGTCCTTCGTCACCGCTCCCCTCTTGCCCGTTTTCCCGCCCGTCGCCGCGGAGACGCTGCCGATGCGTTACGACCACGCCCGCAGGGAGGAGCAGGCTGTCACCGTGGCGATGGGAGGGCGGCCGACACCTGGGAGGTTTGACTCCGCCCTCCAGGACTACTACACATTGAGACTGAGAGGTAACGCACGCTAGTTTtcttctgtaaatataaatattgattagagaCGAGTTTGGTTTTTACTGCCATACCTGGTAATTAACCAGTGTTATACTACTCACCTTTTTGagatgtgtgttgtgtttggcttctctctctctctccatcgaTCTGAGTTGTGTATAGTGTGAGTTCTTGTCAGGGTGTGTTGAATAACGGCCTGACGCTAATCAGGATGCTAATAAGTCATTTGGTTAATGGGATCTTACCATATTGCAGCTTCAGCTgattccgtttttttttttttttttttgactatgatggaactacatttaaaaaagcaccAGCTACAAACTTGACCTTTCAAAACCCTTTGATTCGTAGCTGTTTGCTGGATTTTTGCCAGACGTCAGTGGGATGCTGGGATTTGTGTTTTGAGTAAAACTTTTGATTACAACCCTCAAATGACAGAACAgttatttactatttattacTTCACATATCAGCTTCAGCTGATTCCGTTTTTCTCCACCTTTTTTACGTCCATCAGCGAATCGACTCACATTCACTCGACAGGTGTGGTTGGAAAAACGCTTTGATtcaattttttgattttcctcAAAGTCGGTTAAAATGTGCGAtgcatttggatggaaaccgAGCTGCCGCCTCGGTTCTGTGCGGATGTCCCAGCAAGACGCGACAGCGGGACAGCGAGCCAGGACCCTGAGACCGAGCGCAGACGTCGCTCGTCCTCTTACTTACCCTGGTGACGACACGTCCGCTGGGAAAAAGGCCGGTTGAATGTGATTTAAAGGGGTTTTCCGCTCGCTGTGTTCTGTTGCTTCCGAGAGAGTGAGTGGTAACATGCAGCTCATGTACTTAACTTTGGGGGTTAGAATCTTTTCTTCTAATTATCCACTGGTATTTATATTCACGCCGGAAGTCAGTATCATATTTTAACTTGAAGAAAACTCTGTTTCCCTTCAGCTCTGTCGGATGGTGTGTTGGTCGACGCCGTCTTCCTGCCCCAGTCTTCCGCCTCctgcccctctcctcccctcctcccacaCGCCAACACCTGGACCTCCGTCTTATCGCACGGAGCCTTCTCTTTGCACGCGCCTCCGCCTTCGCCAGGTCAGTTGACACGCACGCGGTTGCATTTCCGAGAGTCCCGGTCCACCTCATCGGTTGCCAGGTTCAGGGGTTTTCAACGAAGGGCGCACAGAAGAGACGCCGCTCTGTGGACACTCGCCCTCGTTGTTTAGTTGGTGTTCGCTGATGACAAATGTACAACATTTCCTCGTGGTTCTCGTTTCACGCGTCACTTTTTCTAGTTTAAGCCAGCGAATATTTTCCGTCGTTGTTTTCATCGGTTAATTCATCCATCGATTAACAGCGACACACACCTCCACCTCACCAGGACAGTCCgcacacaccctctctcttttctctctgtcagctgACCTCATCGGCATGGCGGCCcagctgaccaatcagaggTTGGTCTGCGTCCTGGAGGCGTGTCACCTGGGCGGACCCACAACCGAACTCATCCTGAGCCGAGCCTTTCACCTACccaactgacacacacacacacacacacacacacacagatgcctgATGGGAGTTGTCATTTTTGAGTTGTATTCATAACTTATTGTATAAAGTTTTTACACTTGATAATTTATAGAATTTATATTTCTTTGATGGTATTTGAATTTATAAAGATACATGTTAATGTTGGgagttgtagttttattttttattttttttgactatGATggaactacatttaaaaaagcaccAGCTACAAACTTGACCTTTCAAAACCCTTTGATTCGTAGCTGTTTGCTGGATTTTTGCCAGACGTCAGTGGGATGCTGGGATTTGTGTTTTGAGTAAAACTTTTGATTACAACCCCTCAAATGACAGAACAgttatttactatttattacTTCACATATGTAGTGTATAGGTGGTGTCAGTAAAATACTAATAGCGGGACGATTATGTAAGCACCACTGAAGAAGAGAAGGTGTAAGGGAAGAAGACAAGAAGGGTAACTGTTGTGTTTATGGGGAAACTTATTAATAATTAACACTCGGTATTTTTAGTACCTATTTAACAAATCCAGGGAACAGAATAATTGTTACTGTTGCTGTAGTGTCAGCaacaaagcaggaaaatggGTGAAACAGTGACGCTAAGTCTTGATACTGAATGAAAAACTGATGTTAGAAAagcttttgtgtcttttatatcAAATCATAAACCGTTACCGTTTGTATTTCATTAGTACATATTATATGTACACTGTCATTAGTTGGCTGTAATATAGAGCGTTACCATTTGTAAGACTTCCTGATGCGGAggtgaatatattttaaatgagtTTCTACTGTTTCTTCTAAAATGATAAACAGCTGAATTTTAGACCAGTTGTGATacaacatttattattttttttacatgcataGATGCAGGTCACATCTCTGTGCTTCTCCGCGCCAACGCTGCCCGTCAACATTGCTTCTTATGCTGTGATGTTCGAAAGATTCGCTGCCATGGAGGAGGTCGTGTCGGAGGTGTTTTTTGCCGGGGAGTTTGGAGAGTTTGGGAGTTTTAGCAACCTGGTGGATTTTACACTCTCACACTGACTCCTGACTGCTCAGATTATTTTTAggccaaaaaataaagtaatgaaatgaaGGATTTAGTATTGGTTCGCCTGAGTTTTACTCCTGGTAGTGAAAAGAAAGCTTTGAAACTGAACTAAAGTAttgacatttacagaaaatatgattAAACAGAGAAGTGAGtaactaaaaaaacatttccagacTTTGATTTTGGTCGGGGGACCTCAGAATTTCTAGAATACCGACCACAGCCCTGGTTTTGTGGTTGTTGGTTGTTGAGACAGTAAAGCCTCAGTTTGAAGCTTGGAGTtccaagacagaaaaaaaaagtgtctttaaattatattttagtgCCAAACAGTTTAGTGAATTTCAGTGTATCTTACATGTTGTATGGCTATGAAGGTTTTTGCATTTCTCTGATTCTTATGTCCGACTTGCAGCTTGTTACCGCTGCTGTTGTATTTCGAAAAGCCTCGTAGTTTCAGTTCTcagttgtttttggttttgaactgAAAGTGTCAGAGCTTGTGTTTGACCTTCTTAGTTCAGCACCTTTTGCGTTTATTTTCTTCTAAACTGTGTAAAGTTTGAGAGAGAACTTTTACAGTCTAATAAATTCTGTTGTATGGTCCCACTGCTGTTCTCAACTCAAATGTTaacttaaatgttttctttttgtcaagtGTGTCACagtctctcagtactttctgacttcccacctctgctctcagctccgagcccattggttctTACTGAGGACgtgaatctttaaaaacagctcactaatatttaaatatttatttaatatttaaaaaagtctcagtaattttcctcaaacagctgctcactgtagttttttgtcaaaccaacagGATGAAGCAGTGAATGTgtgggggactattttcagcggtggATTAATCCACGTCTGGTGCCGTAGGGAGTATTTGTGTCAGcgggacggtgtgtgtgtgtgtgtgtgtgtgtgggactgagtcagaATAAACCACAGTGTTTGTCTTGATGGTGATGAAgcaacatgtcacccagagcaacagtgtgactcactgatgcgTTTCGATAGCTTCTGGtaacagtggagctctgaggctcgGAGCGTCCGGATACACCGGGCTGTAGATAAACACACTGTACGTGTTAGTGGGAGACGCTCATGTTGGTTTGAGTCTGTTCTTGAGATTTGATGACAATgaggaaaatatagaaaatcgCCTGTTCATCACCACAAGTCTCAAACTCAGTTGCTCCTTCACTAAGGCTGATCTGAAGCCAGAGATTACATGaaagggctttacaatctgtacaacatAAAACACCATCTGTCCCTTGACGGCTGATTTCATGATTAACTGCACAGCATGAGTCAGCCGTCCCTGGACAGATGTCAGTGTGGGCAGCATTGACGTGGACACGACAGAAAGAGGTCAGTCTGATTGGTTGGGATCAAACTTCCTAGTGGCGTTCATGTGACGGTCTACAGTAGAGCTGAGCACACGTGAGGTGAGCCGTGTGTGGGCGGGGCCTGGACGGAGGCGGTGGTCTTAGGTGTGCAGGCTGTGTCTCTGGCAGATGTAGCGCAAACTGGTGGAGCAGTGCAGGTCGTTGAGGCGTCCGTCGGCGCGTAGGTGAGCGCAGTCTTCGTCTCCGGGGCCGAGGCCGTGATCGGTCCAGCTGTCAGGCTGACCGGGCGCCCAGCGCCTGGAGACCACACCACGGGTAAACACAGATGAAACGTAAACCCAGGGTATGTTTGTGTAACActtttaaacactgttttattaGCGTTTTACTGTCTTAGAAATTCCTTGAAGAACGTTTTCGGATATTCCCAGATTTAAGTCGGGGTAACTCTTCATTCTTAGGTCATTTCCCGTAATTTGCTAATTATGAGGGtgaatatttccaaaatgtccttAAAAATGTAGGCAAACTGCTACGAGCAGTACCAGTGGCAAGAAAAGACTCAGGGGTGGTCCAGTAAAATAGTTTATCCTGGCTCAACCTTGGGCACAAAACCAGTCTAGACCAGACACAGTGGCTGTGTCCTCACTTCATCTTCCCAACGCTGGATGGAGTAACGCACCAAACGCTGCCCCTTGCAGTGTTTTCTTACAGGGCCAATGTCAGTCTGACTGTGCCTCAAggtttaaagaaaattaaaaaaacaaatctcgAATGTTTCTTAAACGGTCGACtgatggaagaaaagaaatctaACACAGGTAAGAGTGTAACAGCCCACCTGCGGTTCATAATGTACGGCGTCTGGTTTACCCACGTCCATGTCCCTGTTTTCTCATCTGTCAGACCAACCCAGAACATGGTGCCCTTGGCTTGATTGGTCACAGCGTCCTGGATAAGAGAGACAGATACACAGATAGAGAAACAGTCAGAAGTGAAGCCCTAGCTGATTTAACTCTCTCATAGAAGTCAAGGTTCCCAAAACGTTCATTAGTGCATCCCACAAGGATCAGTACTTGgtcctctgctgttttctctgtacATAAACAATGTTTCTGTCCAAACCCATCTGTTTTTATGCAGGGGacacaattatttatttcagacCAGGTCTTGTCCAGGATAGAGTCCACCTTGAATGACCTCCTTTACAAATTTAGAACTTGTCATTGTCTCCgaaaagacaaaatgtgtgCATAAATCGCTACTCAGCTGTCAGGAAACCAGCCAGCAGTCACATCTGTTGTAATGCAGCATGAAGACAACcagctgagacagacagacaaatggacAAACAGTCTGTCTCACCCATTCCTCGTCAGTGTTAAGTATGGCCAGGTGAGATTCGTGTCCGTTGCACCAGTCTCTAGCATCGTGCCAGGCCAAAGGTGTCCTGCTGAACAAATAACAGCTGCGACCTATAACATCCCAACCCAGAGGACAAcagccagctgctgctgaacctgagagacggacagagagacagagatagagaatGCGTAAGACAGTTCTACAGTCATATGAAAGAGACATCTATGTCTTCTTGCACCTCTGCCTTTGTAAAGAACAATATCACATTGAAGACAGCAGAGTAAGGACATGTTTGGACACAAACTGAAGACACTTTGGAAACTGGgaaactttttttgaaaattaggGACATGTTTGAAAAGTCAAGATATTTCTGGAAAATAAGGACATTTTGGAAGGTGAGGACATTTGAATTGGAGTTATGATTGGATTGAGGTTCACAGTAAAGATAGTGGTGCGTTCAGTGTGGGTTTACTGTTGTTGATGAGGTGTTCGAGGGAACATTTGAGCGAAGCGACCGTCTTGCTGATAGAGTCCAGAGCTGAGAGCTGCTTCATTGCGTCTGATACTGAACAAACATACAGTTGGTGCA is a window of Xiphias gladius isolate SHS-SW01 ecotype Sanya breed wild chromosome 12, ASM1685928v1, whole genome shotgun sequence DNA encoding:
- the LOC120797287 gene encoding LOW QUALITY PROTEIN: C-type lectin domain family 10 member A-like (The sequence of the model RefSeq protein was modified relative to this genomic sequence to represent the inferred CDS: deleted 1 base in 1 codon); this encodes MTTEYHDDTEDDSSSFWNKEPRPVSFSGISRYRRWLVPGLTAIVVLVLIIALGASNTKTSNRLWSVEKTVSNLSEALNAAQQLAKDAAKDVHRLTFAVENNKDQLTSVSDAMKQLSALDSISKTVASLKCSLEHLINNSSAAAGCCPLGWDVIGRSCYLFSRTPLAWHDARDWCNGHESHLAILNTDEEWDAVTNQAKGTMFWVGLTDEKTGTWTWVNQTPYIMNRRRWAPGQPDSWTDHGLGPGDEDCAHLRADGRLNDLHCSPVCATSARDTACTPKTTASVQAPPTHGSPHVCSALL